CGATGACGACCAACCCGATGAGCAGCGGCACCCCAACCATGACCATACCCCACGAAGCCCACAGCGGCACTCCGATGAGCACACCGCGGACCGTCTGCGTGACCTCGGGGTTCATTCGCAGGACGAGGACCTCGGCAACCAGGCCCGCGGCGGCTCCCGCACCCAACGCATCGATCCATAGGCGGAGTTTCATGGTCCTTGAATGGTACCGTGACCGGATGGCGTAGACTCGTCACGGAAGCTGGAATTTCAATTCTGCAGGGGAAGTGGAATGGGCGGAAGACCATCGCTGTGTGTGGCACTCGACAGCAGTGATCGCGATTGGGTCGTCACGACCGCCAAGAGGCTCGTTGGTCACGTCGGTTGGCTCAAGGTCGGTCTCGAGGCGTTTTCAGCCCATGGTCCTGATCTCGTGGACGAGGTGGCTGCTCTTGGTCCGCAGGTTTTTCTCGATCTCAAGCTGCACGACATCCCGGCAACTGTACGGAGAGCGGCAGCCAACTGTGCCGCCTGCGGTGCATCGATGTTCACCGTTCATGCGGCCGGTGGCCGAAACATGTTGGAGGCCGCCGTCGAAGGCGCCCATCAGGGATCGACCTCCAGTCCACCGAAGGTCGTTGCGGTGACCGTTCTCACCAGCCTTGACAGCGCGTCTCTCGCGGAACTCCAAATTCCGGCGCAGATCGGAGACTTGGTCGTGACCTGGGCACGCCTCGCACAGAATAGCGGGCTCGACGGTGTTGTGTCCTCAGCCTGTGAGGCTGCCGCGGTGCGGCGGGACTGTGGAGTCGATTTCCTGATCGTTACGCCGGGGATCAGGCCGGCAACGAGCGCAACCGACGACCAGCGTCGCGTGGTCACCCCTGCCGAAGCGGTCCGATCGGGAGCAAACGTTCTGGTGGTTGGACGACCCGTTACCGGTGCGGACGATCCCGCTCAGGCTGCTTCAGACATCGTCGAAGAGATGGCCGCGGTGATGCGATAGTGGGGCCGTTATTTCGGCCCGGTGTCAGTTGTAGAAGAGCGGTCGTTCGTGATAATGCTCTTTGTGCCAGACATACGTGTAGCCAGGAAACTCGATCGGGAGGTCGTAGACGACCGTTACCTTGATCCTGTTCGATGACCGCTTGATCGTCACATTCTTCTTGGTTACCGGAAGGTCAAGTTCTTCCGCCTTGTCGAGAATATCTTTCTCGATTCGCTTGTCGGTGTATACCCGCCGATTGGCACGATCCGAGAGAGCACCGATCTCCTTGTCGAGTTCACCGACACGCAGCATGATCGGTGTGACCTTGATGGCCACAAGCACAACTATCAGCGCCACAAGGCCGCCGACCAGGCAACCGAGGGGCACGTCACCGCGTTGATATCGCCACATTCTCATGGAAGCGCCTCCGAGTGCGATCTCTTTTCGATCGTATCATCCTAGCCCGGTCTTCTCACCGAATGAGTCGAAATGCACGCTCCCACCTGGTCTTCGTAAGAAAATTGAAGAACACCCCAGCCAGCTGTTTCAGCCGATGTCCGAAGCCCTGCCACTGCCAATCATTTCGCCCGGCCTCGTAGGACCAATAGATGATCACCGCCCGTCCTTTGACGTAGCTCAAAGGTACAGGACCCCAGAATCTCGAGTCGAGCGAGTTGTCGCGATTGTCGCCAAGGCAGAATATGGTCCCGGGCGGAACCGTGAACGGCCCGAAATTGTCGCGGATTCGAGATGAAATCGGAGTCGACGAGGAATCCTCGTACACACGCGTGTCCTTGTGGACAACCATTGGTTCGATCTGAAGCTCGCCGTTGATATACAGCTCCTTTTTCCTGATTTCTACGATATCCCCGGCCACAGCCACACATCGCTTGATGAAGTCGCGGCGGGTATCTTCTGGGAACTTGAATACAACGACATCACCTCGTTCAGGACTGCGGTAGGGAAAGAGTCGGTGAAGGACGGTGTCTGCGTTTCCGGCGAAGATGAATTTGTTGACCACGAGATGATCGCCGATGAGAAGATTGTCCTCCATCGACCCCGACGGAATCTTGAAGTTTTCGAACACGAAGGTGCGGACGAACAGAGCAAGAATGAACGCCACGAGAATGGCTTCGTAGTACTCGCGAACGACTGATTTCGACATCAGGCTTCTCCCAACATCGGAGGATTTTACACACTCACCCGGATCGGTGGCTTTCGCATTCCCGGAGGTTGCCAGGGTTCACGACCACGGGCATCGAGACGCCGTGGGTCATCGGTGCGACCGTCGCGGTGAGCGAGCTGACCGGCATGGGCGATCATTGCGGCGTTGTCGGTGGTCCAGGGGAGCGGGGGAAGGAGACACTCCAGCCCCAAGTCGTGAGCACTCTCCTCGAGGCGCTGGCGCAGCAGCGAGTTGGCTGCGACACCTCCCGACGCCGTGATCTGCGTCGGCTTGTGGAGCTCGACGAGCTCCGGTAACGGGGCCAGAAGTTGCCCGATCACCGCAGATTCGAAGGACGCGGCGAAGTCGCAGATCTCCGGCGGCGCAATTTCGGTTTTTGTGGCAACCCCGGCCATCTCATTTGCACGGATCCAGCGAATGGCTGCCGACTTGAGACCCGAAAACGAGAAGTCGAATGGCGAACCTCGGAGGCGGGGCTGTGGCAGAACAACCGTTGTCGGGTCGCCACGTCGGGCGAGATCGTCAATCGCAGGCCCGCCCGGATATCCGAGGCCAAGCACCTGCGCGACCTTGTCAAAGCTCTCCCCTGCTGCGTCATCACGAGTGCGTCCAAGGCGATTCCGAGCGCCAGACTCCATCAGGTACCAGCTCGAATGGCCACCCGAGGCCACCAACGCCAGCGCACGGTGGGCTTCCTGTTTCGCCGGCTCTCCCTCGAGGCTCAACAGCGACGACACCAGGTGGCCCTCCAGATGATCGACCGCGACCAGCGGAAGGCGTCTCGCCCAGGCAAAGGCTGCTGCGTAACGAACGCCCACCAGGAGCGCGCCGACCAGGCCCGGGCCAGCAGTCACCGCGACCAATTCAATCGGTCCGGAGGTTGATTCGAGAGCACGATCGACGAGGAATGGCAGGGCCTTGAGATGCTCGCGCGAAGCCAACTCGGGGACCACACCCCCGTATCGGGCATGGGCCTCGATCTGGCTCGACAACAAGCTCACCTCCACCGCGCCGTCGCTGTCCAATATCGCCACAGCGCTCTCGTCGCAGGAGGTTTCAACACCCAGTGTTCGGAGCATGTTCATCTGATCCTGACACAACCGGTGTTACGAACAAGAACGGGGAGGCAACGCCTCCCCGTCGAAGGTATCCACATCAACGGCTCAGCCGATGTTCGCCCTCACCGGCACCTCAATGACCGGGAATTCGGCATCGGAGGTTTTGAGAGTCAACACAGCATCCCTCGGTCCAGCATCGGCGTCCGGCTTGACGGTTACCGTCACCTGGTATCGACGACCACGCTCGATCGTCACGATCTCGGCATCAAACGCCGGGTCGTTCACCGAAGCGTCGTCTACCGTGACAGCCACTCCTGCTGAGCGGTTGTTGACAACGATGATGTTCCGCCCGGGCTGCTTCTTGGCCTCCACCGAGCCGAATTGAACCTGCGACGGAGTCACGTGAAGCAGCGCACGAACGACACCAAAGACCTTGACCGGCACCATCTTCGCTTTGGGATGATTGGTCTCGATCTCGAGCACCGCGTTGACCGGACCAACCGGAGGCTTCTCCTCCATCGACAGCACGATCTCGTACTGTTGCGGCGACTTTCCGGCCAGCAGTCGATCGCTCGGAACCTGATTGACCGATGCGAGCAGGAACGGCACCGAGCTCTTCACTCCCGTCACCTTGAAATTCTTCTCTTCTTCATCGGCAACAACGGTGATCTTCTGCTC
This genomic stretch from Acidobacteriota bacterium harbors:
- the pyrF gene encoding orotidine-5'-phosphate decarboxylase, encoding MGGRPSLCVALDSSDRDWVVTTAKRLVGHVGWLKVGLEAFSAHGPDLVDEVAALGPQVFLDLKLHDIPATVRRAAANCAACGASMFTVHAAGGRNMLEAAVEGAHQGSTSSPPKVVAVTVLTSLDSASLAELQIPAQIGDLVVTWARLAQNSGLDGVVSSACEAAAVRRDCGVDFLIVTPGIRPATSATDDQRRVVTPAEAVRSGANVLVVGRPVTGADDPAQAASDIVEEMAAVMR
- the lepB gene encoding signal peptidase I, translating into MSKSVVREYYEAILVAFILALFVRTFVFENFKIPSGSMEDNLLIGDHLVVNKFIFAGNADTVLHRLFPYRSPERGDVVVFKFPEDTRRDFIKRCVAVAGDIVEIRKKELYINGELQIEPMVVHKDTRVYEDSSSTPISSRIRDNFGPFTVPPGTIFCLGDNRDNSLDSRFWGPVPLSYVKGRAVIIYWSYEAGRNDWQWQGFGHRLKQLAGVFFNFLTKTRWERAFRLIR
- the tsaD gene encoding tRNA (adenosine(37)-N6)-threonylcarbamoyltransferase complex transferase subunit TsaD; protein product: MLRTLGVETSCDESAVAILDSDGAVEVSLLSSQIEAHARYGGVVPELASREHLKALPFLVDRALESTSGPIELVAVTAGPGLVGALLVGVRYAAAFAWARRLPLVAVDHLEGHLVSSLLSLEGEPAKQEAHRALALVASGGHSSWYLMESGARNRLGRTRDDAAGESFDKVAQVLGLGYPGGPAIDDLARRGDPTTVVLPQPRLRGSPFDFSFSGLKSAAIRWIRANEMAGVATKTEIAPPEICDFAASFESAVIGQLLAPLPELVELHKPTQITASGGVAANSLLRQRLEESAHDLGLECLLPPLPWTTDNAAMIAHAGQLAHRDGRTDDPRRLDARGREPWQPPGMRKPPIRVSV
- a CDS encoding DUF1573 domain-containing protein; this encodes MSNRRSVIITTALVAAMVVAAAGYSAAADGPKMVVPEKIKDMGKVAQGDVLNVDFAIVNEGDEALEIKAVRPTCGCTVADFDREIAPGKTGYIKAKLETRDFTGPISKSILIMTNDPQDPTTTVVIKTTVHPYVQVLPRPLVRFNAVQHEPMEQKITVVADEEEKNFKVTGVKSSVPFLLASVNQVPSDRLLAGKSPQQYEIVLSMEEKPPVGPVNAVLEIETNHPKAKMVPVKVFGVVRALLHVTPSQVQFGSVEAKKQPGRNIIVVNNRSAGVAVTVDDASVNDPAFDAEIVTIERGRRYQVTVTVKPDADAGPRDAVLTLKTSDAEFPVIEVPVRANIG